The Electrophorus electricus isolate fEleEle1 chromosome 4, fEleEle1.pri, whole genome shotgun sequence region AGAATCTTTCATTGAAATCCACAATGTACTGGAGCCCACCAGCCATGCTGAACACTGGGTGCAAGTGTTCGATTGTGGGTGGTGTTGGACAAAAGAATATACAGATTGAACATTCATTCTTATTGGTTTGGTTTATTAATACAGTGGTTATTTCAGCCACACTGGCcttcaaagacaaacaaaagacaTTTATAAACCTAGAATATAGCTTTCTGACAATAGAACATCTCTGGCTCAGTCACTATTATACAACAGAAGCATTCTGCGTACCTGATCAACATCAATATAAACACAACTTACAAAAATTATGCTAATACTTTTGCATATctgcatattttttttaattataaaattgCCGTATATacattcattttgaataattattATCTTGGAAAAACATAATGGAGAATGGTGACTGACCATAGGAGGCGGGAGCAACACTGTTTATGAAATGATCACATATAAAATAATGTCTGTTATAAGTACAGGGTTCCATCATGCAGCTCAAGTGCTAAGGGTGAAGGCGGTCTCAGAAGACCACCTGCTCGGGCCAGGGTTTCACGGGGGGGGCCGCAagatgggggcggggggggggggggggcttttcaGTCACACTGCAGTCTTCGGCGTACAGTGAAAGTGGTTAAATGGCAGCCTGAAACCACTGAATAAAACTGGAGGCTCGCTGGAGGAGCCGCGGTTTAGTTTGTCTTTATCGGTCGCtagaaagtggagaaaaaagctttaaagaaagaagaaaacaaaccaacaaaacaacatcagcaacaacaaccaaaagGGGTCAACATATGGCACTGTGGTAAATTGTCAGTTGCAAACAGGGAGGTTTTGTGATTGGTCAGCAAGTCTGTCCCTCAAAGTGGCACTTCTCCAATAAGCTACGGATCGCTGCCTCCCGGATACTGAGCCCTGTCTTTACGGCGGGCCCTTGGCTAGCAGGTCCTAGTCTGCAGTCAGGTTGGTGTCGGGCTCAGTCACAGAGGACAATAACCTTCCTCTTACAGGGATCAAATTAGTGTCGTGCTTTCAACAATAAGTGTCTCTTGCCCCTTAAACTGTAGTGAATAAAACTGTCACTAGGGACTAATATAATTATTAGCAGCTTCACATAGAATATATTTACATAGAAggggtgaacacacacacacacacacacaaacccttatTATCTTTGTATCAAGGGTTGAACTACTGGACGGGTGCTTGCAGGACTCTGTTCAGATTAGAGCTTCCATTGTGCAAGAGAACGTGTTACTGTAGGCTTCTGTAGGACGTATCATTAAAGGTGTGTGGGCGTGAGAGCTCTCAGCTGGGCTGTTATCCTTCGTTAgccttcctcctctccacctcgcgctccctctctcctcctcctcctcctctccccgagccgtctctccctccacccatGGGCCGCGGGCGGAGACGCTAACAGGACGTCTGCCCGCTGGACAGAGACATCGGGCTGTCCAGGGAGACACAGACACTGGCCTGTCTGCCGGTTTTAAACATGGATGAGATGTGGAAGGcctgcaagacacacacacacacacacacacacacacacacacagaaacatgaagCCGCTGTGAGAGAATGTTCTGGAGAGCAATGGTATGAGGGATTTGGGGGTTCTCACCACCCAGTATGCGGTGAGGGCTCCCTGCAGGAAGCCAGTCAGCACGTCGGTGGGGTGATGCCGGTAGTCGGAGATGCGGGTGAGGCCCGTGTACACGGCTAACATCACCAACAGGAACTGTAGCAGCGGGCGGAGTAACCTCGCCCCGCGCCATGACAAACGCGCCTGCAGGTAGAACTACAGAGAACGGGGAGGAGTGAGATTCTCTAGaacctttttaaatgtatacttAAAATATCTTTAGTAATACTTAGtaatatgtactgtatgtggaCTAAACACtgtctgcgtgtttgtgtgtgtgtgtgtaaaagcaacAGTAGCTGTGGCATGACTCAGGCTGCTTCCTTGAGGAGGAGGAAACCTCATCAATGAAAGCAGGTGGCTGAGGTCAGTGAATGGGAACCGGCCCGCAGTACATAACGACGAGGGCCCTTGAGCTCAAGAGAGGCAGacgcagggagagagagaacgagggggagagagggaaagaatggGTGAGTGCGAGCAGGAAGCTCAAGCTGGTGTAAAGGGGGGGGAAATGCACCCAACGGAAAGGCGGGATCCTGCTACAGTctcaggggagagagagaagagctcGCCAGACAGAGGCGAGCGGAGGAGGAGGGAAGGGGACCCACGCTGGGGAGGGTCCATAGACAGACACACGGAATTCTAGCGGATATTCCTGAGATTAGAAGcaacacacccacgcatgcaaacacacacactcacacacacacacacacacacacacacacacacacacacacagacacacacacacacacacacacacacacactcacgcacgcacgcacacacacacacacacacacactcacgcacgcacgcacgcacgcacgcacgcacacacacacacacacacacccacgcatacacacacacacacccacgcatgcaaacacacacactcacacacacacacacactcacacacactcacacacacacacacacccacacacacacccacacgcacgcacgcacgcacactcacgcacgcacgcgcgcgcacgcacacgcacgcacgcacgcacacacacacacacacgcacgcacacacacacacactcacacacgcacgcacgcacacacacacactcacacacacacacacactcgcgcgcacgcacgcacgcacgcacacacacactcccacacacacacgcacgcacgcacgcacacacgcacacgcactcacgcacacacacacacacactcacgcacgcacgcacgcacgcacacacacactcacacacacacacacccacccacacacacacgcacgcacgcacacacacacacacacacacacccacacgcacgcacgcacgcacgcacgcactcacgcacgcacgcacgcacgcacacacacacacacactcacgcgcacacacacactcacacacacacacacacgcacacacacactcacacacacacacacacacacacacacacacacacacacacacacccacccacacacacacgcacgcacgcacgcacgcacacacacactcacgcacacacacacacacacacacacacacacacacacacactcacacacacacacacacactcacacacacacacactcacacacacacacacacacacacacacacacacacatatgtatatacaaacacCCAGGCTGCCACAGGTGTGTGCTCATGCAGCAAAGCCTCCAGCAGCTGGAGCGCATGAACacagactgaacacagacacacagccaggaACCTGGGTAGAGTTACacaacagagagcgagagagaggcagacagacagagggacagagaaagagagaaagagagagagggagagagagagagagagagagagagagagagagagagcagcgagCCCGTTGCTTTTGAAATGAAACCGTGTGTAAAAATTACAACAAATGTGAGGCAACGAGGCATGTGGAGGAATTTGtagcagagacacacaccatgagaaagagagaggagagagagagacaaagaaggagagaaagagaaggagagagatggatgacAAAGAGCCTGGCATTGCTTTTCAGAACGCCCCTCACACAGCTTTTGAAcagctttctttctttgtcctccctctctccctctctccctctctcatcagTGCCATAGTTGTCCAAGTGTGAACGGAGGCGGACGCTGCTGGACGGATGGGGCGGGATGGCAGCTGCTCCGGGCGGGACTCCAGATCGCTCCTAGATCCTGACACATGACTGGCTCGGAGCAGGAGCAGAGCGGGCCAGCCCTGAGTGTTGCTGAATGTCAGCcattataagtgtgtgtgtgtgtgtgtgtgtgtgtgtgtgtgtgtgtgtgtgtgtgtgtgtgtgtgtgtgtgtgctgtcatttTTCCCTTCACTGTGCCCTCTCCTCcagtgcagagaaagagaaagagaaagagagagagtgagagagagagagagtgatagagagtgacagaggaggtCAACACTGAAagaagcctgtctgtctctcagcaggCCAAAGTcccccccaacccaacccaCAACTAAACAAGGCCTCTTCTGTGTTCCagcctgctttctctctctctctctccatctattcATCAGACTTCTGGGGaactttctccatctctctttcaaTTGAAACAAGATGCCTTTGGGAAGCTTTGGGTTTTCTCAGAccctttcccactctctctctctctctctctctctctctctctctctctctctctctctctctctctgtgtgtgtgtgtgttcagagtgcacaagtgtttgtttgtgagacagattaagaaacagacatttttggCAGTTCCCATATGGCAGGAATGGAAGTTCACAGCAGAAATCTTAGCACAGTGGACCCTGAAATCTCAGTCattaaagctgtttcataatatCACtccagtaatgtgtgtgtgtgtgtgtgtgtgtgtgtgtgtgtgtgtgcgtgcatgtgaaaACCATCACTAGTAATACTCACAGCAAGGTAAAGCATTGTGTACATGGCGAAAGAAGCGTGGCCAGAGAAAAACGACTTCCTGtaaaagaggggggggggggggggctgttacCACAGCAGTTCCACACCATTTGTGGTAAAACGTAACTTTTATGGTAAATCTCCCTGGCCTGTCGAGCTCATCCCACCTCTCGCCACCCTGAGACGCAGCCCTGCTGTTGAAGGAAGGACTCTGAGCTAGCGGAACACAGCATGTGTTTGTCATCAGCCATGTTTGCTGTCCAGACTGAACAActgttctctgtttctcatcCTGCCAGTGGTGAAGGAGAGGAACTGTaaagctccctctctctccttctgtttctttccctATATCTTGCTCTTTCAGTTCTCAATTTCCTGATTATATGCTGTATTGGCATTACTGTGTATGTAGTACAAGATTGCCTTGGAAATGCagttgtgtgtaaatgtgtcagACATTCCAGTGGTATGCAATCTATCTAGGCAAGAAGTGATCCTGTGACTCTGTCAGCAAGAGAATTCCTTGACACACTGTTCACAGCAAAGCCCCTCCCCGTAAATGCTGGAAGAAGTCAAAGGAAGAAGCCTGGAAGACCAGACCTGAAAGACCTGACCTTGAAGACCTGACCTTGAAGACATGACGTCGTAGACCTAACCTTGAAGACCTGACCTTGAAGACATGACGTAGTAGACCTAACCTTGAAGACCTGACGGGGAAGACCTGACCTTGAAGACATGACATGGAAGACCTGATGTGGAAGATCCTACTTGGAAGTCCTGACGTAGAAGACCTGACGCAGGAGTCCTGATTTGGAAGACCTGATCTGAAAGACCTGACCTAGAAGACCTGAACTGGGGTCTCCCTATGTGGAAGACCTGGCCATGTGACCACTTTTTGTGTAGGTGACTACTCTACATGCCCAGATAAAAAGCTTTAACACCAGTTTTCTGGAGAGCCTTAAACCTTTGCTCAgtactgtaaaaaaacaaaaatcaaaaacatgtcTAGATGAACGTGTTTAGCTagaattatgatgatgatgatgaggacgATGAGCTCTCTCTCGTGTGAAGGTGTAGTTTACctggcctcctcctcctcttttggGGTGCTGCTGCAGATGACTTGATCGATGTACTTGCCCGGCGTGCAGCCTAGCGACGTGTACGTCACATTGCACACGGACAGGAAGTTGGGGCGCAAGCGGCCCACACTCAGCTTGGCCATGTTGGTCAGCGATTGGCCGATGCAGCAGCCgaacaggaagctgcccagctCCTTGTACAGGCAGGCCACGTAGAGGTTGCCCACGAAGGCGCGGGAGCGGGCACGACGCATCCGCACGCGGTAGCACTCGCCCAGGGCGATCTGCAATGGAGGGGGGGGGATCAGGACGACGGGACGGTGGGGACCCCCAAACATGAGAGTGGCGCCCATATTCTCCGGCTCTCCAAGAGCTCTTAAAATAAAGCCACGCAGCAGTGACGTACATTGGCTGGAGGAGATGTTCTCTGGAAGCACCTACCTGAGTGTTTgaacaggcgtgtgtgtgtgtgtgtgtattaccgCAAAGCCTGTGATGATGATTCCTCCGGCGATGAGCATGCTGTCGGGAATGGCCTCTGACTCTACATAGGGGTACGTGATGGTGGAATCCCCGCAGAAAAAGCCCCGGTAGTACGGCTTCACCGCCTTCAGCTCACATGCAAAGAATGGGATAGAGGctagtgagagggagagagagagagagagagagggagagagagggagagagagggagagagggagagacagaggcatACAGAGGAGAGGAGTTAGATGTCTGTCagaagtatgtgtgtggtggttacTGTAATATGACACATGCTCCATCGGCAGAGTGAAGTGCAGTCAGAGTGTGTTAGGGGCTCCAGTTTgtcactccagtgtgtgtggggggagatGAAGGCGGAAGGTTGGGATCTAACATTCCACATGTAACTCcagtgggggatgggggtgtggCGTGGTGGGGGGCAGAGCATGACAGTGCTGAAAGATTAGGGATCAAGGCAAGAAAGAGCCCCAAAGAAAAGATGGAGCCCTCCCGACAAACTCGAGGACAAGGAGCAGGATGAGAGAGAATTCCTCTAGGGGCCTCTCGGGAGGTCGCTGACCGCAGACTCGTTCGCCCGGACACCGCGGCGAGAGAGACGTCCCCGAGCGTTAATGGTGACGCAGCACTTGCTTTACGCTGCCAcgcagaggggagatgtggaaGGCTGCAGAGCTCCACGTCTCTGCAGTCACGTGTGCCGCGGAGCACTGAGACCACAGCCGCGTCTCTGCAGTCACGTGTGCCGCGGAGCACTGAGACCACAAGACCGAGCAGGCCATGCTGAACTTTGACCCTCATTCTCAGAGGAGTCTTCTGCCCTCTGTCCACCCCGACTCCTGACTTGGTCCCATGCCCTCTCTCCACGGAGAGTGACCTGCAGAGAGCTTGGGACTGATCATTAACCCCCCAACTCATCCTCTCATTCCAACCACTGGAAAACTGGAACCAGCCCAGGCGTGTGCACAGGCCCCAGCAAGGGAGGCTCACAGTGTACGtgactgcagaacacacacacacaagcatgcacacaagctcacacacactctctctcatgcacaaatacacacacggaTGCAAAATGTGGATCAATACAGTAGAAAGTGCAAACCAGCTCACGCAGGGTTGCAACACTTCAGCATGTTAGCCAATGAACACGGGTGGTTTGTGACCATCGATTTTTGACACGGTtaacagttttacacacacacacacacacacacacacacacacacacacacacacacacacatctgcatgtTTGCTCCCATAGACTTCAGCACCAGTGCTTAAACAAACTTTTCAGGTCACGTTGTCCAGTGTCTCTGTGAATGAGAACTGTTCTTCCCAGAGAGTGAAGACCAAACACAGATAAATGCAAGCAGGCAGCATCGTACAGGATACCCTGCAGCTGGTGTGGTGTATAGAccacacgtgtgtgtctgtgcatgcaaacacatagatgttaaaaatgtaaaaacgtaaaaaaaacatgaacacccTCATTAGACATGCATTCCTGTCTCAGTCACACTGCACCCCACCGGAAAACGTCACACATTTCCACTGTTTGCGgtcttgttagtgtgtgtgttaatttatgTTGGGGGCTCAGGTGGGGTTGTAGAAGGACACTGAGATTGCTTATCTGATCGTGATCATGTTGCCTTCTACAGTTACTGACTACACCCATCTGCCCTGGGCCACTGGTGATAATTCGCTTATTCGTGTCTCTTTAAATGAACAGaattatgaaaacaaaatcagaGAACCGACTCACCAATAACCAAAGACTAGTCAATAATTCAGACGTGCGCTTCAGGGCTGGGGCAAGCTCAGGCAAACCACTGATCCCGTCTCTACACCCCGAGCAGTCTAAACCTTATGGAACCTTCTCCTCTCATTGAAGAGACgccttaaaaaaaagagaacttcTGAAGACAGCTTTATGAGTGATATTAAATTACCCCTACAGCTGCATGTACAGTAGTGAAATATCTGCTTGTTATGCATGCCAACTGTTGTTTGTAA contains the following coding sequences:
- the ppap2d gene encoding phosphatidic acid phosphatase type 2D, encoding MQKVDSASTPTGHPDSELQQRLSDYGGAREGMRENGKHVLGREEPVEAAYYSNRKMLVGLDIVCLFVASIPFFACELKAVKPYYRGFFCGDSTITYPYVESEAIPDSMLIAGGIIITGFAIALGECYRVRMRRARSRAFVGNLYVACLYKELGSFLFGCCIGQSLTNMAKLSVGRLRPNFLSVCNVTYTSLGCTPGKYIDQVICSSTPKEEEEARKSFFSGHASFAMYTMLYLAFYLQARLSWRGARLLRPLLQFLLVMLAVYTGLTRISDYRHHPTDVLTGFLQGALTAYWVAFHISSMFKTGRQASVCVSLDSPMSLSSGQTSC